In one window of Pseudorasbora parva isolate DD20220531a chromosome 7, ASM2467924v1, whole genome shotgun sequence DNA:
- the megf8 gene encoding multiple epidermal growth factor-like domains protein 8, translated as MISHTSTVLLPVLVVLIPVIWAGDCKGQRQVLRGVPGYVTDGPGNYSVNGNCEWLIKAPSRNHRIVLNFTFMETECTYDYLFVYDGDSYQSPLLASLSGNNLPQPIEAKSGKMLLHLFSDANYNLLGFNATYTFSVCPGDCGGHGRCDVATARCQCHQGWGGVDCSAPLCSQVCTQHGHGRCDKRGEHCICNPGFVGQNCELGLRDNSGAGQWWEVSPGDIKAAPRTASAGVYLASAGAMYMFGGFDLNKALGDLVVYSFLTNNWEQMSHSFSPAPRHSHTAVEWQGNMVIFGGELANHSLASDVWVYRAQQDEWQQLGQSNASGAPRLANHAAAIVDNYMYVFGGRTEEDMFSSSLYRFRLWDGVWEAVQPTGGKPPATAGHSMVYHAISKTLLVYGGHRPTTARFSVRVNSTDAFHVEKRFWTSFRSRFPASGPRERAFHSATVIGNYMVVYGGNVHIHYMEEKCYDQEIFFYHLGCHQWVSVGESLSQRGASVRGRYSHIATVMEGRVLLVVGGYSGVARGDLLAYKVPLFVSSDPGDRDTVCAEAPDESLCLKNPECSWCEGRCREYQPTNPCGSTGCLGLARFLSDCQSCLVFSGVPNSLPRVSGEFGWCVQNESCLPISERSACRVDQISGAYGWWGERTRFLTSLPFCRTENYVPGLHLLTFQHPRNQSQPDKVSILRSTSIILNPSTEMDVTLQFRGFIHPLWGAPPPAAPPQETVAIWARIQKLHFTAQMAAGPNSLQLTDVLGRWSAQEEKEIRMLSRPDGSRLFQNLTRGNWYLIQAEGYLNNSASGQTSEMALTWNRTALPGGSEISFLFLEPFRSNSCSEYRSCSACLSDQSCGWCPTMNVCFLRSDVNEQPCIDPQGEERHLLLNPQHCTLCEEYRDCAACTQDPYCEWQINSSKKGDYLCSRRGRLEGSIREPGGCPKVCNQRLTCGECLSNSSQCAWCESAQSCFYFAAYLTKFPYGECRDWYDSVHSVPQCKQCSALATCSDCLQTFQCGWCGDYNNPTIGRCLRGDWGGMDDPSVVNCSMAVAEVKSISPEPQTLSPPRLMELEMEMELELELLEGMEGDGDAVWSYPSCPDVEECRLGLHTCHPSATCVNTPTSYECHCERGFTGDGVHHCNQTCYNECRQGRCSGSPRFECECSLGWTSDPATLVLSGVECDVDCGCNFHSTCITAPGICDQCQDWTTGPHCEHCKPGSFGSALAGGEGCIPCQCNGHGDALQGFCHNQTGQCYCTHHTQGPHCESCLPGYYGDPRNNGTCFRQCQGRSVLLSSSSSVPLSLSSSLGWHGAVGGHGGLSHCLWVLSVSQDLAPCMPGQSCPPVALTWHPDSHTQCTNSFVYVFDGLPRFLSNGVVHSDHNLIGAFCGTKRMEPITVEATSGVVSVYFEANVTSGLAQGFNASFWVKRCGSGSSGEGTAVSPECQAGAHCINGLCECPHGFGGPQCDRPLCPGNCGAEESRGTCNMTLGLCVCTEGWAGSDCSSISDSDSLVWETLLDTQLSANKAHRFLQRMGHSLVSGPQGTLWMYGGLSLSEGILGNVYRYSVADRRWTQMLTSSVEESSVPLPRYHHASALVYNHDPFSGSQTATQSLMFVVGGVTKKGVANDTWCLNLSSLVWKQYKSSVLPPVAGHTLTVRRGSSVLLIGGYSPENGFNHHLLEFSPQSGNWTIAAHTGTPPTGLYGHSAVYHEQTDAVYVFGGYRFHVETVEPSGELYSLYYPNLTWSLLVPSQGNKPLSRFFHAAALAKDTMVIVGGRTGEEDYSNTVSLYQINCNTWIQPVSSVGEPVNRSVSLAMTGWGGRLFLSGGFNGVTLGRLLTLSLPTDPCILLPTPEACNSSTGSCVWCRGTCASSDTAERLGCTVGQSTCFPTPRSPDQCRRLKTCSECLARHPKTFSNPMQPALQCKWCTNCPEGACISSLVSCTSEHDCRINQREIFLSSNCTETSCEASDCPKCTASGKCMWTRQFKRTGETRRILSVNPTYDWTCFSYALLNVSPMQVESSPPMPCPEPCHEIKTCDQCLSSRGSDGGWQRCVWSMALQQCMSPSFVPLRCEAGQCGRLLTDKDSCSPQCFQLTQCSQCISRPQCGWCAARGGNGAGRCLQGGLNGVIEALCPQWNSSWSFLHCPEENECSNGHHHCNITQDCHDLSEGYHCTCRQGYVLSSVSGQCEPVCAQGCVNGTCVSPGVCQCHFGFVGENCSSQCRCNKHSNCKSISQLDTCLECKNNTKGQHCEKCKPLFVGLAVGGGMCRPCREFCRGNSDVCLSKDEHRRAVENPKDYPLDRDSIEQWATEGPTEDNAVCVTCQNNSVGDKCESCLSGYFLLQGKCEKCQCNGHADTCNEHDGTGCPCQNNTETSSCLSSPQNDRKECYRQQCAKCKDSFNGNPVNGRQCYRQFNVDSECCFDPTSQVNCFHEPNIRNLLRGRTVFFSAQPKFTNVDIRVTIDVTFGEVEVYVSNSHDTFIVEVDRQTGVHTIKIEDEASSATASRGEREVPLAPPSPMKVFANSSSALLGTLQSTKSQGTDREVREERTEGLITYITVWKPQTVLIVRSVRDRVVITFPHEVHSLKSSRFYIALRGVGTETHNGESQGLLFLRQDQAHIDLFVFFSVFFSCFFLFLSVCVLLWKVKQFLDFRREQRRHIQEMTKMASRPFAKLTVYLEPEEPQLVYLPSAGGGSAVSLAQVRTGKLGGMVMGQRGRPGALSYKHDPGTGTTIHHHHHHLALSGGNNGQHLPLHYLNAHHYAPSSTANTTSHHHHHHPSSHGSYQHFCRSDPFLSQLMGFSYSSFKVGPITLEPTDDGMAGVATVLIQLPGGILAPNRACLGSALVTLRQNLQEYCGHGGAGTHPGAGGGRKGLLGHQHLTTMAM; from the exons ATGATTTCCCACACCTCGACTGTCCTGCTGCCTGTCTTGGTGGTTCTGATCCCTGTTATCTGGGCCGGAGACTGTAAGGGCCAAAGACAGGTACTCCGGGGTGTCCCAGGATATGTCACAGATGGGCCGGGAAACTACTCTGTCAATGGGAACTGCGAGTGGCTCATTAAGG CTCCCAGTAGAAACCATCGCATTGTGCTTAACTTCACGTTTATGGAGACGGAGTGCACCTATGACTATCTGTTTGTCTACGATGGAGATTCCTACCAGAGCCCCCTACTGGCAAGTTTAAGTGGTAACAACTTACCACAACCAATTGAAGCCAAGTCTGGTAAG ATGCTGCTCCACCTCTTCAGTGATGCCAACTACAACCTGCTGGGCTTCAATGCCACCTACACGTTTTCGGTTTGCCCCGGGGACTGTGGTGGTCATGGGCGCTGTGATGTAGCTACTGCCCGCTGTCAGTGCCATCAGGGGTGGGGAGGAGTGGACTGCAGTGCCCCTCTCTGCTCCCAGGTCTGCACACAACACGGCCACGGTCGCTGTGATAAG AGGGGTGAGCATTGCATCTGCAACCCTGGCTTTGTGGGACAGAACTGTGAACTGGGTCTCCGTGACAACAGTGGGGCAGGGCAGTGGTGGGAGGTGAGCCCTGGTGACATTAAAGCAGCCCCTCGCACCGCCTCTGCTGGAGTTTACCTGGCTTCTGCTGGAGCCATGTACATGTTCGGAG GGTTCGATCTGAATAAAGCACTGGGGGACCTTGTTGTTTACAGTTTTTTGACCAATAATTGGGAACAGATGTCACATTCATTTAGTCCA GCTCCTCGACATTCGCACACAGCAGTAGAATGGCAAGGAAACATGGTCATATTTGGCGGTGAGCTTGCCAACCACTCATTGGCTAGTGATGTATGGGTGTACCGTGCACAGCAAGATGAATGGCAGCAGCTAGGCCAATCAAACGCTTCAGGGGCACCCAGGCTGGCAAATCACGCGGCAGCGATAGTAGACAACTATATGTATGTTTTTGGGG GAAGGACCGAGGAGGACATGTTCTCCTCATCATTGTACAGATTCCGGTTGTGGGATGGAGTGTGGGAGGCAGTTCAGCCTACAGGCGGAAAACCACCTGCTACCGCAGGACACAGCATGGTCTATCATGCCATTTCCAAAACTCTGCTGGTGTACGGGGGACACAGACCTACCACTGCTAG GTTCAGTGTGCGTGTAAACTCAACTGATGCTTTCCATGTTGAGAAACGATTTTGGACTTCCTTCCGATCACGTTTTCCTGCCAGTGGCCCGAGGGAGAGAGCATTCCACTCTGCCACCGTCATCGGCAACTACATGGTAGTGTACG GAGGGAATGTGCATATCCACTACATGGAAGAGAAGTGCTACGATCAGGAGATCTTTTTTTATCATCTTGGCTGCCATCAGTGGGTGTCTGTTGGTGAAAGCCTCAGTCAGC GAGGTGCGTCAGTGCGAGGCCGATATTCCCATATCGCTACTGTCATGGAGGGACGCGTGCTGCTAGTTGTTGGCGGTTACAGTGGCGTTGCCCGTGGTGACCTCTTGGCATATAAAGTACCGCTATTTGTAAGCAGTGACCCAGGAGACAGG GACACTGTATGTGCCGAAGCTCCAGATGAAAGCTTGTGTCTAAAGAATCCAGAGTGCAGTTGGTGTGAGGGTCGTTGTCGGGAATACCAGCCCACCAACCCG TGTGGCAGCACCGGATGTCTGGGCCTGGCTCGTTTCTTGTCGGACTGCCAGTCATGTCTGGTGTTCAGTGGGGTGCCAAACTCTCTGCCACGCGTCTCTGGGGAATTTGGCTGGTGTGTGCAGAATGAGTCCTGCTTGCCTATTTCAG AGCGCAGTGCATGCCGCGTGGACCAGATCTCTGGGGCGTACGGCTGGTGGGGGGAGCGCACGCGTTTCCTCACCTCCCTCCCCTTCTGTCGCACCGAGAACTATGTCCCGGGACTGCACCTGCTCACCTTCCAGCATCCACGCAATCAATCACAGCCTGACAAG GTATCTATCCTGCGCAGTACCTCCATCATCCTCAATCCCTCTACAGAGATGGATGTTACCCTGCAGTTTCGGGGATTTATTCATCCCTTATGGGGCGCTCCTCCTCCTGCAGCACCACCTCAGGAAACTGTTGCCATATGGGCTCGAATTCAGAAGCTCCACTTCACTGCTCAAATGGCTGCTGGACCTAACTCTCTTCAGCTG ACGGATGTGCTGGGACGGTGGTCCGCTCAGGAGGAGAAGGAGATCCGTATGCTATCCCGGCCGGATGGTTCCCGCCTGTTCCAGAATCTTACACGAGGAAACTGGTACCTGATCCAGGCGGAGGGCTACCTGAATAACTCTGCATCAGGACAGACTAGTGAGATGGCTCTTACCTGGAACCGCACAGCTTTACCTGGAGGCAGT GAGATCTCTTTCCTGTTCCTCGAACCCTTCCGCTCCAATTCTTGTTCAGAGTACCGCTCATGCTCGGCCTGTCTGTCTGATCAGTCTTGTGGCTGGTGTCCCACCATGAACGTCTGTTTCCTGCGCTCTGATGTCAATGAGCAGCCTTGCATTGACCCCCAGGGAGAGGAGCGCCACCTACTTCTCAACCCTCAGCATTGTACACTTTGCGAGGAGTATAGAGACTGTGCCGCCTGCACTCAG GACCCCTACTGTGAGTGGCAGATCAACTCAAGCAAGAAGGGAGATTATCTGTGTAGTCGCCGTGGGAGATTAGAGGGGTCTATCCGGGAACCAGGAGGGTGTCCTAAAGTTTGCAACCA gAGGTTGACGTGTGGAGAATGTTTGTCTAACTCAAGTCAGTGTGCATGGTGTGAATCTGCTCAGTCCTGTTTCTACTTTGCTGCGTACCTCACAAAGTTCCCCTATGGAGAGTGCAGGGACTGGTATGACAG TGTTCATTCTGTCCCTCAGTGTAAGCAGTGCTCTGCTCTCGCCACCTGTTCAGATTGTCTGCAGACCTTTCAGTGCGGCTGGTGTGGAGACTACAACAACCCCACCATCGGCAG GTGTTTGAGAGGTGACTGGGGTGGGATGGATGATCCCTCAGTTGTTAACTGCAGTATGGCTGTAGCTGAGGTGAAATCCATCAG CCCTGAGCCTCAAACTTTATCGCCCCCTCggctgatggagcttgagatgGAGATGGAATTGGAGCTAGAGCTGCTAGAAGGTATGGAAGGAGATGGAGATGCTGTTTGGTCCTACCCATCCTGTCCAGATGTGGAGGAGTGTCGCTTGGGCTTGCATACTTGCCATCCCTCCGCTACCTGCGTCAACACTCCAACCTCCTACGAGTGTCACTGTGAAAGAGGCTTCACAGGAGATGGAGTGCACCACTGCAACCAGAC ATGTTATAATGAGTGCCGTCAGGGCCGGTGCAGTGGGAGTCCTCGGTTTGAGTGCGAGTGCTCTCTGGGTTGGACTTCAGACCCCGCCACTCTGGTGTTGAGCGGAGTGGAGTGTGACGTGGATTGTGGATGTAACTTCCACAGTACGTGTATTACGGCTCCAGGGATCTGTGACCAGTGCCAAG ATTGGACAACAGGGCCGCACTGTGAGCACTGCAAGCCTGGTAGTTTTGGTTCTGCTTTGGCAGGGGGGGAAGGTTGTATTCCCTGTCAGTGTAACGGCCACGGTGATGCTCTACAAGGATTCTGCCATAACCAAACCGGCCAGTGCTACTGTACCCACCACACCCAAGGCCCGCATTGTGAGTCTTGCCTGCCTGGATACTATGGAGATCCCAG GAACAACGGTACCTGTTTCAGGCAGTGTCAGGGCCGCTCTGTTCTgctttcctcctcctcttctgtaCCCCTTTCCCTCTCCTCCTCTCTGGGGTGGCATGGAGCAGTTGGTGGCCATGGTGGGCTCTCTCATTGCCTTTGGGTCCTCTCTGTGTCCCAGGATTTGGCACCATGCATGCCAGGGCAGTCATGCCCACCCGTGGCCCTGACCTGGCACccagattcacacacacagtgcaCA AACTCCTTTGTTTATGTATTTGATGGGTTGCCACGATTCCTCAGCAACGGTGTTGTGCACTCCGACCACAACCTCATTGGAGCATTCTGTGGCACAAAAAGAATGGAGCCAATTACTGTTGAGGCTACATCAG GGGTGGTATCTGTGTATTTTGAGGCAAATGTTACCTCTGGACTAGCGCAGGGTTTTAATGCCTCGTTCTGGGTGAAGCGATGTGGTAGTggaagttctggagagggtacagCTGTCTCGCCTGAGTGCCAAGCAGGAGCTCACTGCATAAACGGCCTCTGTGAGTGTCCCCATGGTTTTGGGGGTCCACAATGTGACCGTCCTCTCTGCCCAGGGAATTGTGGGGCAGAGGAAAGCCGAGGCACCTGCAACATG ACCCttggcctgtgtgtgtgtacagaagGCTGGGCTGGATCGGACTGTTCTTCCATCTCAGACTCGGACAGTCTGGTTTGGGAAACTTTGCTTGATACTCAGCTCTCTGCG AATAAAGCACACAGGTTCCTCCAGAGGATGGGCCACTCCTTGGTGTCCGGACCACAGGGCACTCTTTGGATGTATGGAGGCCTCTCACTCTCAGAGGGCATTCTGGGAAATGTTTATAG GTATTCTGTGGCCGATCGTCGCTGGACTCAGATGTTGACCAGTTCAGTGGAAGAAAGTTCAGTGCCCCTGCCCCGATACCATCACGCCTCTGCTCTGGTGTATAATCATGACCCATTTTCTGGCTCCCAGACAGCCACTCAGAGTTTGATGTTTGTGGTTGGTGGTGTCACAAAGAAGGGTGTTGCCAATGACACATGGTGTCTGAACCTCAGCAGTCTGGTGTGGAAGCAGTATAAG AGCTCAGTGCTGCCCCCTGTGGCTGGACACACTCTAACTGTGCGAAGAGGCTCATCTGTGCTGCTGATTGGAGGTTACTCACCAGAGAATGGCTTTAACCATCATTTGCTGGAGTTCAGCCCTCAGTCTGGGAACTGGACTATAGCTGCACACACTGGCACACCCCCTACAG GTCTTTATGGGCACTCAGCTGTGTATCATGAACAGACTGATGCTGTGTACGTGTTTGGTGGTTACCGTTTCCACGTTGAAACTGTAGAACCTTCTGGAGAACTCTACAGTCTTTATTACCCCAATCTTACTTGGTCCTTACTGGTCCCTTCTCAGGGAAACAAG CCTCTCTCTCGCTTCTTCCATGCCGCGGCCTTAGCAAAGGACACCATGGTAATTGTAGGAGGCAGGACAGGGGAAGAGGATTACAGTAACACAGTTTCTCTTTATCAGATCAACTGTAACACATGGATACAGCCAG TGTCCTCAGTGGGAGAACCTGTAAACCGTTCGGTTTCCTTGGCAATGACTGGGTGGGGTGGTCGCCTGTTCCTGTCTGGAGGTTTTAACGGAGTGACTCTGGGGCGGCTTTTGACTCTTTCCCTGCCCACCGACCCCTGCATCCTTTTGCCCACTCCTGAGGCCTGTAACAGTAGCACTGGCAGCTGTGTGTGGTGCAGAGGCACCTGTGCTTCATCGGACACTGCAGAAAG ATTGGGTTGTACTGTTGGTCAGTCCACCTGTTTTCCTACTCCTCGTTCTCCTGATCAGTGTCGCAGGCTTAAGACCTGCAGTGAGTGTCTGGCCCGCCACCCTAAAACATTTTCCAACCCAATGCAG CCTGCTCTGCAGTGTAAGTGGTGCACAAACTGTCCCGAGGGAGCATGTATCAGCAGCTTAGTAAGTTGCACATCAGAGCACGACTGCAGGATAAATCAGAGAGAGATCTTCCTGTCCAGTAACTGCACTGAGACCAGCTGTGAGGCTTCTGACTGCCCCAAATGCACTGCTTCTGGGAAATGTATGTGGACACGGCAGTTCAAACGCACAG GTGAGACCAGACGTATCCTGAGCGTCAATCCAACGTACGACTGGACATGTTTCAGCTACGCCTTGCTTAATGTGTCTCCCATGCAAGTGGAGTCCTCTCCACCAATGCCTTGTCCTGAACCCTGCCATGAAATCAAAACCTGCGACCAATGTTTAAGCTCCCGTGGCTCCGATGGTGGCTGGCAGCGCTGTGTATGGAGCATGGCACTGCAGCAG TGCATGAGTCCCTCTTTTGTTCCGTTGCGCTGCGAGGCGGGTCAGTGCGGTCGTTTGCTGACGGATAAAGATTCATGCTCTCCCCAGTGCTTCCAGCTGACTCAGTGCTCCCAGTGCATTTCCAGGCCGCAGTGTGGCTGGTGTGCGGCCCGTGGTGGTAACGGAGCTGGACGCTGTCTTCAGGGAGGACTGAACG GTGTGATCGAGGCTCTGTGCCCACAGTGGAACAGTAGCTGGTCCTTCCTGCACTGCCCAGAGGAGAACGAGTGTTCCAATGGACATCACCACTGTAATATCACTCAAGACTGCCATGATCTGTCTGAAGGCTACCACTGCACTTGCAGACAGGGCTACGTACTAAGCAG CGTGTCGGGTCAGTGTGAGCCAGTGTGCGCTCAAGGCTGTGTTAATGGTACCTGTGTGTCTCCAGGAGTCTGTCAGTGTCACTTTGGTTTTGTCGGGGAGAACTGCTCCTCTCAGTGCCGCTGTAACAAACACAGTAACTGTAAAAGCATCTCTCAGCTGGACACCTGTCTAGAGTGCAAGAATAACACAAAG GGTCAGCACTGTGAAAAGTGTAAGCCCTTGTTTGTGGGATTAGCAGTGGGAGGTGGGATGTGTCGCCCCTGTCGTGAGTTCTGCAGAGGGAACAGTGATGTATGTCTGTCCAAAGACGAGCATCGGAGGGCAGTGGAAAATCCAAAAGACTATCCACTGGACCGTGACAGC ATTGAACAATGGGCAACAGAGGGCCCTACTGAGGACAatgctgtgtgtgtgacctgtcAGAACAACAGTGTGGGAGATAAGTGTGAGAGCTGCCTCAGTGGCTACTTCCTGCTGCAAGGGAAGTGTGAGAA ATGTCAGTGTAATGGCCATGCAGACACCTGTAATGAACATGATGGCACTGGCTGTCCTTGCCAGAACAACACTGAAACTTCATCCTGTCTAAGTAGCCCACAGAATGACCGCAAAGAGTGTTACAGACAACAG TGTGCCAAGTGCAAAGATTCATTCAACGGCAATCCAGTGAATGGACGGCAGTGCTACCGGCAGTTCAACGTGGACAGTGAATGCTGCTTTGATCCCACGTCACAGGTCAACTGCTTCCATGAGCCCAACATCCGCAATCTGCTTAGGGGCCGCACAGTGTTCTTTTCGGCCCAGCCTAAGTTCACTAACGTTGATATCCGCGTCACCATTGACGTTACATTTGGAGAAGTCGAGGTCTACGTGTCCAACTCGCATGACACCTTCATTGTGGAGGTAGACCGCCAGACCGGTGTGCATACCATCAAGATCGAGGATGAGGCCTCCTCTGCGACCGCTTCACGGGGAGAAAGGGAGGTTCCTCTCGCCCCACCGTCACCCATGAAGGTGTTTGCGAACTCCTCGTCGGCATTGCTCGGCACTCTGCAGTCTACAAAGTCTCAAGGTACAGATCGAGAGGTGCGGGAAGAACGAACCGAAGGTCTCATTACCTATATCACCGTGTGGAAACCACAAACGGTATTAATTGTACGCAGCGTACGGGACCGCGTGGTCATCACCTTCCCCCACGAAGTGCACTCTCTCAAGTCCAGTCGTTTCTATATCGCCTTACGTGGCGTGGGCACGGAAACCCATAACGGAGAGTCTCAGGGCCTCCTCTTTCTACGACAGGACCAGGCCCACATTGACCTCTTCGTCTTTTTCTCCGTCTTTTTCTCCTGCTTCTTCCTCTTCCTGTCCGTCTGTGTGCTGCTCTGGAAAGTCAAGCAGTTCTTAGACTTCCGCCGAGAGCAGCGACGTCACATTCAAGAGATGACCAAGATGGCCTCTCGTCCGTTCGCCAAACTCACTGTCTATTTGGAGCCAGAGGAGCCGCAGCTGGTATATTTGCCCTCTGCTGGAGGGGGCAGCGCCGTATCCCTGGCCCAGGTCCGGACAGGCAAGCTTGGTGGTATGGTGATGGGCCAGAGGGGACGACCTGGGGCTCTGTCCTACAAACATGACCCCGGCACAGGCACTACCAttcaccaccatcaccaccatctTGCTCTGAGTGGAGGCAACAACGGACAGCACCTTCCCCTCCACTACCTGAACGCTCACCACTATGCGCCCAGCTCTACGGCCAACACAACCTcgcatcaccaccaccatcatcctTCCTCGCATGGCAGCTACCAGCATTTCTGCCGCTCTGACCCCTTCCTGTCGCAACTCATGGGTTTTTCGTACTCGTCCTTCAAAGTTGGACCAATCACTCTGGAGCCCACCGACGACGGGATGGCAGGGGTGGCCACCGTGCTCATACAGCTGCCAGGAGGCATCCTCGCACCCAACCGGGCCTGCTTGGGCTCGGCGCTTGTCACTTTGCGGCAAAATTTGCAGGAGTACTGTGGACATGGTGGAGCAGGAACACACCCTGGTGCTGGGGGCGGCCGAAAAGGCTTGCTGGGCCACCAGCATCTAACCACCATGGCCATGTGA